DNA sequence from the Chryseobacterium indicum genome:
AACCCTCTCACTCTCTCACTCTCAAACATTCAAACTCTAAATCTTCCTCGCACTCACCAGAACATTCATTCCGGAAAGCAATTTTTCATTGTTTTGATTTTTATTGAGAATGATTTTTACCGGAAATCGCTGTTCAATCTTTACAAAATTTCCTGTTGCATTGTCCGGTTTTACCAAAGAAAACTGAGAACCAGAAGCGGGAGAAACCGACACGATTTTTCCTTTAAATTCAACATCAGGATACGCATCTGCGGTGATAATGACTTCTTTTTTCTGATCGATTTGTCCCAACTGCGTTTCTTTATAATTGGCAATGATCCATTTTTCTTTGCTCACGATCTGAACCAAAGCCTGACCTTCTTTGATGAGCTGTCCTTCCTGAATGGTTTTCTTTCCTACCCAACCGTCGTAAGGCGCAGTAACATAGGTGTAAGAAAGAAAAAGTTTGGCATTGTTAAGATTGGCAGAACTTTGCTGTACCTGACTTTTTACCGGAGCGATTTTAGTTTTTTGCTCACTAACGCCTGCTTTCACGGCATTTTTTTGCTGTTCTAAAGCCAAAAGACTCGCTTTTGCCTGTTCGTACAAAGCTTTTGCATTTTCAAACTGCTGATCGGTTGCTGCATCTTCATCCACTAAATTTTTATACCGTTTAAAGTCCTGTTCGGTTTTCCAGATGTCGATTTTGGCGGAAGCAATTTTTGCATCAATAATTTTAGTGTCACTTTCTTTCGCATTCACTCCGCTTTCGATGGTGTTGATATTATCTGAATTGGCATGGAGACCGGCTTCCGCTATTTTTATCTGATTGATAAACTCGCGGTTGTCGATGATCACTAAAGTATCGCCTTTATGCACAAACTGGTTTTCATTGAATCTTATTGTCTTTATAAAACCCGAAACTTTACTGGAAACCGGCGTAATGTACTGTTCGATCTGTGCATCGTTGGTCGTTACATTTTTTCTCGAAAAAAGGTAGAAACTCAGCATTCCTGCAATTCCGCTGATGATAAGAATCCACGCCAAAACGCTGATGATTTTATTAATTCTTTTTTCCTTTTGTGTTAATTGTTTCTTCGCCATAGTTTTATAGATTTCCAATCGTGTACTGGAGTTGATAATATTTAAGTTGTCGGTTAATTTTTACGGAAATAAGGTTGGACTGTGCTTCCAGATATGCATTGTCGGCATCAATGAGTTCGGTGATTAAACTCAGCTTATTCGCATATTTGGTCTTTACGATCCTGTAATTTTCTTTTGCCTGATTGATGGCTTCTTCTGCGATTTTTACCTTTTCTTCCGTTTCTTCGAATTTTTTGAAAGCTTCATACACTTCATGCCGGATATTTTCTTCATTTTCTTCGATCTGCAATCGGGCAATAGTTATATTTTCTTTTGCTTCCTGCATTTTGTATTTATTTTTGTACAGATTTTCGATGGGATAGGTAAGATGGATACCGATCATTCCCAAACGGTACGCATAAGGTTCGGGCGGAAAAAACATCATATTGGGATATTTTAAAAAATATTCTCCGCCTGCAGTAATTTTTGGTAAATAATTCGCTTTGGCAATTTTCTGATCCAGTTCTTTCAGAGTAAGATTTTTATTGGCAATTTCTACCAATTCGTTTTTATGTAAAGCGGTTTCCGTTAATTCATTGATGTAAGGGATTTCTGCATTCTTAGAAATTAAGTCTTCTGTTTCCACATGCATTTCCTGATTTTCAGGAAGGGAAAGCATCGTTTTCAGCTTGTGTTCCGCAATCTGAATATCATTATCCAGTTCTGTCCGGCTCATTTTATGGTTAGAGAGCTGTAAAGAGGTTCTCAGAACTTCGTTTACCGTAACCACGCCGTTTGCTTTCAGCGCTTTCACTTGTTTGATGTTCACAGAATCTTCTTTCATTTTATCATTAATTAAACGCTGCTGTTCTTTTAAATGATGAATCTGGAGAAAGGCGGTAATTATTTCCATTTTTAGCTGTCTTTCATTCAGATGGGTTTTAAGAGATGAAATTTCGGTATCAATGGAAGCTTTTTTTTCAGTATTTCTAATTTTTCCGCCCATATAAACAGGAATGGAAGCCGAGAGCGTAAAGTCGTACATTCCGTTGATGATGTTGTACTTTGTGGCTTTTGCAAACACGCCGTCTTCATGCTGAAAAAGGTTGGTAACCTGATTGTAGCTTGTGTGGAATTCTACATCGGGAAGTTTTTCCATTTTCAGATCTTTTTCTCGAGTTTCGGACATTTCATCTTTTAAATGGCTGATTTTTATTTTTTTGTTTTGAATTAATCCGATCTCTATTGCTTTTTGCAGGGTAAGATGTTGATAATCGGTTATCTGTGCCTGTAATACACTGCCTGTAAGCAATAAGCACAACGCAAACCACTGATATCTGTTTGCGTATGATATCATTTTCATAAATATAGTTAAGATTTTTTGCTGAATTGTTTTTGACTCTGCAAATTTACGTGGTGTAGCTTCCGACATGATTTGTGAAAACAGAAAAAGATTTGCTCACTTACGCCATATTGAAATTTTCTCTTTACCTTTATTGAATGAACGAAAGTCACTTTAAAGCAGTAGAAGAAGCAGATTCGGAATTTTACGTTTATCATGTACTTACCGGAAAGGTGAAAACCGAAATCCATTATCACAGTTCGGCTCAGTTGGTTTATGCAGAAGGGGGAATCGTGCATATTTTCACCGATCTGAAACACTGGTATTTACCGGCAAGATGCTTTATGTGGATTCCTGCCGGAACACCGCATTACATTTTTTCTACCAGTCCGAAAGTAGATCTGTATAATTTTTATTTTAAAAAAGAAGAGAATGAAAATGGCTTTTTTGATGAAATTAATATTTATTCGGTAAGCCATCTTCTTCGGGAAATGATTTTGTATACCAAAGACTGGGATGGGAAAATCACAAAGAATGACGGAGTAAAATATGATTTTCTTAAAGCGTTAAAAGGGATTTTACCTGAAAAAAGAGATAAAAAACTGGCATTTCCAGTTCAGCATCCTTTTCCGAATGACGAAATGCTTCTGAAGGTCGCACAATACATTCATGCGAATCTGGAAAAGCCTTTAAGCATAGAATCTACAGCTAAAGAATTCGGGATGAGTACAAGAACGCTTTCCAGAAAGTTCAAGGAAATTCTGGGCATGAATTACGTCCGTTTTTTACGTGCGCTGAGAATTACCCGTTCTCTGGAACTGATGCTGGAAGGGAAGTACAATATGTACGAGATCGCGATGATGGTGGGATACAATAGTTTGTCTTCTTTCAGTAATATTTTTAAAAAAGTGATAGGCGTTGCTCCGACGGATTATCTTCAGAAGCTGAAGGGTGAGGAGTGATTTTGGGTTGGAGAGTTTTTGGATTATAGAGTTGTAGGGTTTGAGAGTGGGAGAGTTGGAGAGTTTGAGAGTTTTAGAGCGGGAGGGTTTTTATGTTCCTTATAAACACTAATGACACAAATTTTTTTCACGAAAAGCACTAATTCAATTTCTGCTTCATTCTTTATTTTTGGAGAGGTAAGTGCTGTGAAAACGTATCAGTATTGATTGATGACGGGAATTTTAGCCCCGATTGTAATGAAAATCCTTTTTTGCAAAAAAAGATTGTAATGGAAAGCGGGAAATAGCTCCTGAAAGATATAGATATTTTCTGTTGGAGGGTAGATTTCTCCTCCGTCGAAATGACAAATCTGTTGATGTAATAATAAATTGTTATAATAGATTGCTTCGTTGTTTCAGAACTGCGTTCGCAGACCTTCAGTCTATCGCAGAGACGCAAAAAAACCACTTCGGTTGAAGTGGTTTATATGTTGAGAAAATCTCGTCTTGATTAAGCTTCTTCAGAAGATGCTTCTTCTTTTTTAGCAGGAGCTGCTTTTGGAGCTTCAACCGGAGCATCAGATACAACATCGAATTCGTAGTTGTACTCAACGTTTCTGTGAAGTCTAACAAGAGCTGAGAATTTACCTGTTCTCTTGATTGTGTTTCCAGGAATTTTGATGTATTTTTTATCTACAGATACCCCTGCTTTTCCTAGAGCTTCAGCAAGATCCGCATTGTTGATAGAACCGAATAATTTATCACCAGTACCTACTTTTGCAGGGATTGTGATAGAAGTTTTCTTTAATTGCTCTACTACAGCAGTTGCAGCAGCAACCAATTTCGCTTCTTCTTCTTTTCTAGCCTCCAAAGTAGCTTCTAAAGCTGCAATGTTTTTAGGAGTAGCTAATAAAGCGTACCCTTGAGGAATAAGGAAGTTTCTTGCATAACCAGGCTTTACGCTTACTGTGTCGAATTCAAGACCTAAGTTTTCTACGTCTTTTTTTAGAATAATGTTCATTGTTGTTGTCCGTTTTAGAGTTTGGAGTTCCGGATTTTATGTTCCGGTTTACTCTTCACATCGTTAGAATTTATAAATTAATTCAGCAACAAAAAGCCAAAAGCGAGAAGCTAATGGCTAATTGCAATTTTTTTATTTTAATAAGTCAGCTACGTATGGTAGTAACGCCAAGTGTCTTGCTCTTTTGATTGCAGCAGAAACTTTTCTTTGGTATTTTAAAGAAGTTCCTGTGTATCTTCTTGGTAAGATTTTACCTTGCTCGTTTACGAACTGTAATAAGAAATCAGCATCTTTGTAATCTACGTGCTTAATTCCGTATTTTTTGAATCTACAATATTTCTTTTCAGATTTTGTATTGATATCAAGCGGAGTAAGGAATTTTACTTCAGATTCTCCTCCAGCTGAGGCTTGTTTAGCCATTTCGTCTATTGCCATGTCTTGTCTTTTAAAAATAGGGTTAATAATTAAGCTTTAGCTGCTTTTACTTTTGCTCTTCTAGTTACAGCGTAGTCAACAGCGTGTTTGTCTAGTTTTGTAGTAAGGTAACGGATTACTCTCTCGTCACGCTTGAATGCCAATTCTAAATCAGCAACTACAGAACCTTCACCTTTAAATTCGATTAAAGTGTAGAATCCGTTCTTTTTCAATTGGATCGGGTAAGCTAATTTTTTTAATCCCCAGTTTTCTTTAGCAACGATTTCGCAGTTCTTTTCTTTGATAAGATCTACATACTTGTTCACTGCTTCCTCCACCTGAGCTTCAGATAGAACGGGAGTTAAAATGAAAACAGTTTCGTAATTGTTCATAATGTTAAAAAATTTGTTAATTATTTCGAGGTGCAAAAGTAGGCAATATATTTGTAATATGCAATATAAGAGGAGTCTTTCTTGAAAATAATTGATGGCGGAGTGTTGTTAGTTATGGTTTTTGGCTGTTGAAGCATTTCTGAGAAATAAACTTTAAACCCAAAACCCTGAACTTTACATACGGTCGTCTTTTCTGATCTCTGTTAAAAAATTCACTTTGATGATATCATATAAAGAATGCCGGCTCACCAAAATGGAGGCAATGGAAGAGACCATTCCCGCTAACATGAGATGAAATATCAGAGAATGTCGGTCAGTCATTTCCAGAACAATGATTGCCGATGTAAAAGGCGCTCTGGTAATTCCGGTTAAAAAAGCAACCATTCCTGCCAAAATAACAACGTTTGTTTCATTGGGACTTAAATGAATAAATCCTGAAATTACAGAACCAATACTTGCTCCGGCTGTTAAAGCAGGCGCGAAAATTCCTCCGGCACCGCCTGAAGTAAAGGAAAGGGCAGGACCCAACATTCTTAAAACCGGAACGTACCAGTCTTCATGTTTTTCTGAAGTAAAAAGAACGCGCTCCATAATTTCTTTCCCGGAGCCTAATATTTCCCGGTTAATAAAAAAAGCTATAGAAGCTATAATTAGAGCACATAAAATTAGAAATGCTACGTTGGCGCGGTCTGTTTTAAGTTTTCTCTTTTTCCAGTCATTCATTTTAAGCATGATTACGGAGAGCTGACTGGCTAAAATTCCGGCAATCCCACCCACCAAAATGATCGGAAACATCACCATTAAAGAAACGTCATTTGTTTTCGGATATCCTAAATAAAGGTAAGAACCTGCCAAAGTCTGAGCCGTTAAACCCGCAATGATAACTGCGGTAAACAGAGCGGTTTTAAAATAATTGATATGGGTTTTGGAAAGTTCTTCCACGGCGAATACAATTCCGCCTAAAGGTGTGTTAAAAGCCGCTGCAAGTCCCGCTGCCGCACCCGTCATGATCATGTTTTTCTTTGAGATTTTCGGCCACCATTCGGGAAGATATTCGTTTACTTTTCTGAATACGGAACCCGCAATCTGAATTGTGGGACCTTCGCGACCGACTGCACCGCCTCCGATAACCAAAACCAAAGAGGAAAGAATTTTGAAAACAATAATTTTTAAGCTTAATAAACTTCTGATTTTTCTGTGTTCTTTGGGATTGGCGAGTTCTACAGCCGCCATCACTTGCGGAATTCCGCTTCCTTTTGCATTCGGAGCAAATTCTTTTACGAGCCACCACGAGACAACAAAACCAATCGGAGCAATAATAAAGATCATCCACGAATGCCAATCCAAAATAAAATGCAGGAGATTTTCGCCCCATGCAAAAATCTTTGCATACATCACCGCCACAAAACCCGTAATCACAGAACCAATCCAGAAAGGAATTGCCTGAAGCAGATTGTACTTCAGTTGTTCATTTCGGATGTTGTCGAAAGATTTTTTAAGAGATCTCCGGATGATGACTATTATTTTCAGCATTTAATTGTTGGTAGCAAGATTGATGATAAAAATAAGGAATTTATATTTCTTCTAAAAATTTTGCTGCCTGTAAAGCGTTTTTATTTCCAATTAAAATCCCTGTCACGAAACGATTTGATTTGTTTTTCTTTAGTTAAGATTTACAAGTAAAAAAATCC
Encoded proteins:
- a CDS encoding TolC family protein codes for the protein MKMISYANRYQWFALCLLLTGSVLQAQITDYQHLTLQKAIEIGLIQNKKIKISHLKDEMSETREKDLKMEKLPDVEFHTSYNQVTNLFQHEDGVFAKATKYNIINGMYDFTLSASIPVYMGGKIRNTEKKASIDTEISSLKTHLNERQLKMEIITAFLQIHHLKEQQRLINDKMKEDSVNIKQVKALKANGVVTVNEVLRTSLQLSNHKMSRTELDNDIQIAEHKLKTMLSLPENQEMHVETEDLISKNAEIPYINELTETALHKNELVEIANKNLTLKELDQKIAKANYLPKITAGGEYFLKYPNMMFFPPEPYAYRLGMIGIHLTYPIENLYKNKYKMQEAKENITIARLQIEENEENIRHEVYEAFKKFEETEEKVKIAEEAINQAKENYRIVKTKYANKLSLITELIDADNAYLEAQSNLISVKINRQLKYYQLQYTIGNL
- a CDS encoding HlyD family secretion protein, whose protein sequence is MAKKQLTQKEKRINKIISVLAWILIISGIAGMLSFYLFSRKNVTTNDAQIEQYITPVSSKVSGFIKTIRFNENQFVHKGDTLVIIDNREFINQIKIAEAGLHANSDNINTIESGVNAKESDTKIIDAKIASAKIDIWKTEQDFKRYKNLVDEDAATDQQFENAKALYEQAKASLLALEQQKNAVKAGVSEQKTKIAPVKSQVQQSSANLNNAKLFLSYTYVTAPYDGWVGKKTIQEGQLIKEGQALVQIVSKEKWIIANYKETQLGQIDQKKEVIITADAYPDVEFKGKIVSVSPASGSQFSLVKPDNATGNFVKIEQRFPVKIILNKNQNNEKLLSGMNVLVSARKI
- a CDS encoding helix-turn-helix domain-containing protein, with the translated sequence MNESHFKAVEEADSEFYVYHVLTGKVKTEIHYHSSAQLVYAEGGIVHIFTDLKHWYLPARCFMWIPAGTPHYIFSTSPKVDLYNFYFKKEENENGFFDEINIYSVSHLLREMILYTKDWDGKITKNDGVKYDFLKALKGILPEKRDKKLAFPVQHPFPNDEMLLKVAQYIHANLEKPLSIESTAKEFGMSTRTLSRKFKEILGMNYVRFLRALRITRSLELMLEGKYNMYEIAMMVGYNSLSSFSNIFKKVIGVAPTDYLQKLKGEE
- the rpsR gene encoding 30S ribosomal protein S18 yields the protein MAIDEMAKQASAGGESEVKFLTPLDINTKSEKKYCRFKKYGIKHVDYKDADFLLQFVNEQGKILPRRYTGTSLKYQRKVSAAIKRARHLALLPYVADLLK
- the rplI gene encoding 50S ribosomal protein L9, which produces MNIILKKDVENLGLEFDTVSVKPGYARNFLIPQGYALLATPKNIAALEATLEARKEEEAKLVAAATAVVEQLKKTSITIPAKVGTGDKLFGSINNADLAEALGKAGVSVDKKYIKIPGNTIKRTGKFSALVRLHRNVEYNYEFDVVSDAPVEAPKAAPAKKEEASSEEA
- the rpsF gene encoding 30S ribosomal protein S6 codes for the protein MNNYETVFILTPVLSEAQVEEAVNKYVDLIKEKNCEIVAKENWGLKKLAYPIQLKKNGFYTLIEFKGEGSVVADLELAFKRDERVIRYLTTKLDKHAVDYAVTRRAKVKAAKA
- a CDS encoding chloride channel protein, with amino-acid sequence MLKIIVIIRRSLKKSFDNIRNEQLKYNLLQAIPFWIGSVITGFVAVMYAKIFAWGENLLHFILDWHSWMIFIIAPIGFVVSWWLVKEFAPNAKGSGIPQVMAAVELANPKEHRKIRSLLSLKIIVFKILSSLVLVIGGGAVGREGPTIQIAGSVFRKVNEYLPEWWPKISKKNMIMTGAAAGLAAAFNTPLGGIVFAVEELSKTHINYFKTALFTAVIIAGLTAQTLAGSYLYLGYPKTNDVSLMVMFPIILVGGIAGILASQLSVIMLKMNDWKKRKLKTDRANVAFLILCALIIASIAFFINREILGSGKEIMERVLFTSEKHEDWYVPVLRMLGPALSFTSGGAGGIFAPALTAGASIGSVISGFIHLSPNETNVVILAGMVAFLTGITRAPFTSAIIVLEMTDRHSLIFHLMLAGMVSSIASILVSRHSLYDIIKVNFLTEIRKDDRM